The following coding sequences are from one Xiphophorus couchianus chromosome 7, X_couchianus-1.0, whole genome shotgun sequence window:
- the LOC114147831 gene encoding dedicator of cytokinesis protein 9 isoform X5 has product MGCTTSAVVFDGLRTVLERNCSGYICKEAAEPAGPSEAERALSRRESRVIPTPRILKVKPKVIEPLDYENVLVQRKTQILSDVLRDMLQFPLEDFEISTLRRQGRTLYPTVPENAEREAQSLFVQECIKTYKSDWHVVNYKYEDYSGDFRQLPNKVPRPEKLAVHVFEVDEDVDKEEDTASLGSQKGGISKHGWLYKGNMNSAISVTMRSFKRRYFHLTQLGDGSYNLNFYKDEKISKEPKGTIFLDSCMGVVQNNKVRRFAFELKMQDKSTYLLAAESEAEMEDWINMLNKILHSSFEIAMQEKRNGDIHDDDDLGKSDSSSGSLDSFQSTRDIESRMRSETRLKLFTVDPDTQKLDFSGIEPDVKQFEEKFGKRVLVNCNDLSFNLQSCVAENEDGPTTNVEPFYVTLSLFDIQNGRKISSDFQVDLNHQSVRGMVPSNTSQYVNGGGEARSEGQRFIHGVPEAALLYPKQGVFSVTCPHPDIFLVARIDKVLQGGINHCAEPYMKSSDSTKMAQKVLKNAKLACSRLGQYRMPFAWAARTLFKDASGTLDKSARFSALYRQDSNKLSNDDMLKLLADFRKPEKMAKLPIILGNLDVTIDSVAPDLTNCVTSSYIPVKQFDVSERSSVFFEVEEFVPFIAKCSQPFTIYNNHLYVYPKHLKYDSQKSFAKARNIAVCIEFRDSDDEEAVSLKCIYGRPGGPLFTKNAFTSVLHHQHNPEFYDEFKIELPTQLHEKHHLLFTFYHVSCDSNSKASTKKKDVVETQVGYAWLPLLKDGRVIMNEHHIPVAANLPAGYLSCQEGASKHLSPEVKWVDGGKHLFKVSTHLVSTVYTQDQHLHNFFHHCQSVASAAQGPGGELVKYLKSLHAMESHVMIKFLPTILNQLFRVLTSATQEDVAVNVTRVMIHIVAQCHEEGLEHYLRSYVKFVFRTESYTSSTTRTVHEELAKAMTVILKPSTDFLTSNKLLKYSWYFFEALVKSMAQYLIESCKVRLSRNQRFSASFHHTVETLVNMMMPHITQKYKDNLDAARNANHSLAVFIKRCFNLMDRGFVFKQINNYINGFMPGDPKTLYEFKFEFLRVVCNHEHYVPLNLPMPFGKGRILRFQDDTVESDDTPVDLQMDYSLTEDFCRNHFLVGLLLREVSAALQEFREIRQIAIHVLKTLMIKHTFDDRYSSKSQQARLATLYFPLFGLLQENVNRLNVKEVSPFPVNHSNNNGRDDSLLSNALMTPPRSSTFLDTSLHKDVFGAISGTTSPHAVSTPNVNSMRHTDSRGSLISTESVNSLHERNHDKTNSLDKNQPASTLGSTLMRCDKLDQAEIKSLLMCFLHVLKGMSEDALFTYWNKASSAELMDFFILIEVCLHQFRYMGKRYIARNQEGAGPVAHERKSQTLPVSRNRAGMMHARLQQLSSLDNSYTFNYTYSHSDADVLNQSLLEANIATEVCLTVLDTLSIFIMGFKTQLCSDHGHSPLMKKVFEVHLCFLHINQSETALKQVFTSLRTFIYKFPCTFFEGRADMCAAFCYEILKCCNSKLSSIRSDAAHLLYFLMKSNFDYTGRKSFVRTHLQVVIAVSQLIADVIGIGSTRFQQSLSIINNCANSDRTIKHTAFPSDVKDLTKRIRTVLMATAQMKEHERDPEMLVDLQYSLAKSYASTPELRKTWLDSMARIHVKNGDLSEAAMCYVHVAALVAEYLRRKGMFKQGCSAFRVVTPNIDEEAAMMEDVGMQDVHFNEDVLMELLEECADGLWKAERYELISDIYKLIIPIYEKRRDFEKLAHLYDTLHRAYSKVTEVMHTGKRLLGTYFRVAFFGQAAQYQFTDSEAEGFFEDEDGKEYIYKEPKFTPLSEISQRLLKLYSDKFGQENVKMIQDSGRINPKDLDSKYAYIQVTHVTPYLDEKELADRKTEFEKSHNIRRFVFEMPFTISGKKQGGVEEQCKRRTILTTTHCFPYVKKRIAVMYQHHTDLSPIEVAIDEMSKKVAEINQLCSSSDVDMIRLQLKLQGSISVQVNAGPLAYARAFLDDSSAKKYPDNKVKQLKEVFRHFVEACGHGLGINERLIKEDQQEYHDEMKANYRDLTRELSIIMHEQIIPVEDGMKSVLPDSLHIFNAISGTPTSVTIQGIPHSASVI; this is encoded by the exons aTTTCAACTTTGAGGCGCCAAGGGAGAACTCTGTACCCCACAGTGCCTGAAAATGCTGAGAGGGAGGCCCAGAGCCTGTTTGTCCAAGAG TGCATTAAGACCTACAAGTCTGACTGGCATGTGGTCAACTACAAGTACGAGGATTATTCTGGGGATTTTCGACAGCTTCCAAA CAAAGTACCCCGGCCTGAAAAACTGGCGGTTCATGTGTTCGAAGTGGATGAAGATGTTGATAAAGAGGAG GACACTGCCTCCTTAGGATCCCAGAAAGGGGGCATTTCCAAACATGGCTGGCTGTATAAAGGGAACATGAACAGTGCAATCAGTGTCACCATGAGG TCGTTCAAGAGGAGGTATTTCCACCTTACGCAGCTTGGGGATGGCTCGTACAATCTAAACTTCTACAAAGACGAGAAGATCTCCAAAGAGCCAAAAGGAACCATTTTCCTGGATTCCTGCATGGGTGTGGTTCAG AACAACAAAGTTCGGAGGTTTGCTTTTGAGCTGAAGATGCAGGATAAGAGCACGTACCTGCTGGCTGCAGAAAGCGAAGCAGAGATGGAGGACTGGATCAACATGCTCAACAAGATCCTCCACAGCAGCTTTGAGATTGCCATGCAGGAGAAGAGGAATGGAGACATTCatgatg ATGATGATCTTGGAAAGTCAGACAGTTCTTCTGGCAGCCTGGATAGCTTTCAG AGCACCAGAGATATTGAGTCAAGAATGAGGAGTGAAACCAGACTGAAGCTGTTCACAGTGGATCCAGACACACAG AAACTGGACTTCTCAGGAATAGAGCCGGATGTTAAACAGTTCGAGGAGAAGTTTGGCAAGAGGGTTCTGGTCAACTGCAACGATCTCTCATTCAACCTGCAAAGCTGCGTGGCAGAGAACGAGGATGGGCCGACTACAAAC GTGGAACCTTTCTATGTCACTCTGTCGCTGTTCGACATCCAGAACGGCAGGAAAATTTCCTCTGACTTCCAAGTTGACTTAAACCACCAGTCTGTCAGGGGAATGGTTCCAAGTAACACCAGTCAGTATGTGAACGGAGGAGGTGAAGCCCGATCCGAGGGGCAGCGGTTTATCCACGGGGTGCCAGAAGCAGCTTTGCTGTATCCCAAACAG GGAGTGTTTTCAGTGACATGCCCTCATCCAGATATCTTCCTAGTGGCTCGCATCGATAAGGTGCTTCAGGGGGGAATCAACCATTGTGCCGAGCCATACATGAAGAGTTCAGACTCCACCAAG ATGGCACAGAAGGTCCTGAAAAATGCCAAGCTGGCGTGTAGTCGATTGGGTCAGTACAGGATGCCCTTTGCCTGGGCAGCAAG aacCTTGTTCAAAGATGCATCTGGGACACTTGACAAAAGTGCCCGCTTCTCAGCTCTGTACAGACAGGACAGCAACAAACTGTCCAATGACGACATGCTCAAATTGCTGGCAGATTTCAGAAA aCCAGAGAAGATGGCCAAGCTGCCTATAATCCTTGGAAACCTTGATGTTACCATTGACAGTGTTGCCCCCGACTTAACGA ATTGCGTTACCTCATCCTACATTCCTGTGAAGCAGTTTGATGTCAGTGAGAGGAGCAGTGTGTTTTTCGAAGTGGAGGAGTTTGTGCCGTTCATCGCCAAATGTTCTCAGCCTTTCACTATCTACAATAATCACCTCTATGTCTACCCAAAGCACTTGAAATATGACAGCCAGAAGTCATTTGCAAAG GCTAGAAACATAGCTGTCTGCATTGAGTTCAGGGACTCAGATGATGAAGAAGCTGTTTCACTTAAG TGCATCTATGGGCGACCTGGAGGACCCTTGTTTACCAAAAATGCCTTTACCTCAGTATTACATCACCAGCACAACCCCGAATTCTATGATGAA TTTAAGATCGAGTTGCCAACACAGCTCCACGAGAAACATCATTTGCTGTTTACTTTCTACCATGTGAGCTGTGACAGCAACAGCAAGGCCAGCACCAAGAAGAAAGATGTGGTTGAAACTCAAG TGGGATATGCCTGGCTCCCTTTGCTGAAGGATGGCCGGGTGATAATGAATGAACATCACATCCCTGTTGCTGCTAACCTTCCTGCTGGATACCTCAGTTGTCAAGAGGGCGCCAGCAAG CATTTGAGTCCTGAGGTCAAATGGGTTGATGGAGGAAAACACTTGTTTAAAGTGTCCACACACCTAGTGTCCACTGTGTACACTCAG GATCAACATTTGCACAACTTTTTTCATCACTGTCAGAGTGTTGCATCAGCAGCACAAGGACCTGGAGGAGAACTGGTCAAATACCTGAAG AGTTTGCATGCCATGGAGAGTCACGTGATGATCAAGTTCTTGCCAACTATCCTCAATCAGCTGTTTAGAGTGCTGACCAGTGCCACACAGGAGGACGTAGCAGTAAATGTTACAAG GGTCATGATTCACATTGTAGCTCAGTGCCACGAGGAAGGCTTGGAACACTACCTTCGCTCTTATGTGAAG TTTGTATTCAGGACTGAGTCGTACACTTCCTCCACGACCCGAACAGTACACGAGGAGTTGGCGAAAGCCATGACTGTAATCCTGAAGCCTTCCACTGACTTCCTGACGAGTAACAAGCTGCTCAAG TATTCATGGTATTTCTTTGAAGCCTTAGTCAAGTCCATGGCTCAGTACTTGATTGAAAGCTGCAAAGTGAGG TTGTCAAGGAATCAGCGGTTCTCTGCATCTTTTCATCACACTGTGGAAACTTTGGTCAACATGATGATGCCACACATCACTCAGAAGTACAAAGACAACCTGGATGCTGCTCGCAATGCCAACCACAGCCTAGCTGTCTTCATAAAG CGCTGCTTCAACCTGATGGACCGAGGCTTTGTGTTTAAGCAGATCAACAATTACATCAATGGCTTCATGCCCGGAGATCCAAAG ACGCTGTATGAGTTCAAGTTTGAGTTCTTACGCGTTGTGTGCAATCATGAACACTATGTTCCCTTAAACCTGCCAATGCCATTTGGAAAAGGGAGGATACTGAGGTTTCAAG ATGATACAGTGGAGTCTGATGATACTCCAGTAG ATCTGCAGATGGATTACTCTCTGACAGAAGACTTCTGTAGGAACCACTTCCTGGTCGGGCTTCTGCTCAGGGAGGTCAGTGCTGCTCTGCAGGAGTTCAGGGAGATTCGGCAGATAGCCATACATGTCCTGAAGACCCTCATGATTAAACACACATTTGATGACCGCTATTCATCCAAG agccAGCAGGCCAGATTGGCCACCTTGTACTTCCCCTTGTTTGGTCTCCTTCAGGAGAACGTCAACAGGCTTAATGTGAAGGAAGTCTCCCCATTCCCTGTCAACCACTCCAACAAT aATGGACGAGACGATTCGCTCCTTTCAAATGCCTTGATGACGCCTCCTAGGTCCAGCACGTTTCTGGACACCAGCTTGCACAAAGATGTTTTTGGAGCTATCTCGGGTACAA CTTCCCCTCATGCAGTTTCCACCCCTAACGTGAACTCTATGCGCCACACCGACTCTCGTGGCTCCCTCATCAGCACAGAATCAGTCAACAGCCTCCATGAGAGGAACCATGACAAAACCAATTCTCTTGACAAG AACCAACCTGCCTCGACCCTGGGAAGCACCTTGATGCGATGTGATAAATTGGATCAGGCAGAGATCAAAAGCCTCCTCATGTGTTTCTTACATGTGCTTAAAGGCATGTCTGAAG ATGCTCTGTTCACATACTGGAACAAGGCTTCATCTGCTGAACTGATGGACTTCTTTATCTTAATTGA AGTGTGCCTCCATCAGTTCAGATACATGGGGAAAAGATACATTGCAAG AAACCAGGAAGGGGCAGGACCCGTAGCACATGAGCGGAAGTCTCAGACTCTGCCTGTGTCCCGTAACAGGGCGGGAATGATGCATGCCCGCTTACAGCAGCTCAGCAGCCTGGATAACTCATACACTTTTAACTACA cCTACAGTCACTCCGATGCGGATGTGTTGAACCAGTCACTCCTGGAGGCCAACATCGCCACTGAAGTGTGTCTAACAGTCCTGGACACTCTCAGCATCTTCATCATGGGCTTTAAG ACACAACTTTGCTCTGACCACGGCCACAGCCCactgatgaagaaggtgtttgAAGTTCATCTCTGCTTCCTGCACATCAATCAGTCTGAAACAGCCCTGAAGCAGGTCTTCACATCACTGCGCACTTTTATTTACAAG TTCCCGTGCACATTTTTTGAAGGCCGTGCAGATATGTGCGCAGCCTTCTGCTACGAGATTCTGAAATGTTGCAACTCCAAGCTGAGCTCCATTCGTAGTGATGCAGCCCACCTGCTGTATTTTCTCATGAAGAGCAACTTTGACTACACAGGTCGCAAGTCCTTTGTCAGAACACACCTGCAG GTGGTGATTGCTGTCAGTCAGTTGATCGCTGATGTGATCGGTATTGGAAGCACCCGCTTCCAGCAATCTCTGTCAATAATCAACAATTGTGCCAACAGTGATAGAACTATCAAG CACACAGCTTTCCCATCAGATGTGAAGGACTTGACAAAACGCATCAGGACCGTTTTGATGGCCACAGCTCAAATGAAGGAGCATGAGAGAGATCCAGAAATGCTAGTGGACCTGCAGTACAGCCTTGCCAAGTCGTACGCCAGCACCCCCGAGCTGCGAAAGACCTGGCTGGACAGCATGGCCCGAATCCATGTGAAGAATGGAGACCTATCAGAG GCGGCCATGTGTTACGTTCATGTTGCAGCCCTCGTGGCAGAATACCTCCGGAGAAAAG GAATGTTCAAGCAGGGCTGTTCAGCTTTCCGAGTTGTAACCCCAAACATTGATGAAGAAGCAGCAATGATGGAGGATGTTGGGATGCAGGATGTGCATTTTAATGAG GACGTTTTAATGGAGCTTTTGGAGGAGTGTGCAGACGGCCTGTGGAAAGCAGAGCGCTATGAGCTCATCTCAGACATCTATAAACTCATAATCCCAATTTATGAGAAGCGAAGGGACTTTGAG AAACTGGCCCACCTGTATGACACACTGCATCGTGCATACAGCAAAGTGACGGAGGTGATGCATACAGGCAAGAGGCTGCTGGGGACGTACTTCAGAGTGGCTTTCTTTGGTCAG GCAGCG CAGTACCAGTTTACTGACTCAGAGGCGGAG GGTTTCTTTGAGGATGAAGATGGTAAGGAGTACATCTATAAAGAGCCCAAGTTCACACCCCTGTCTGAGATCTCCCAGAGGCTCCTGAAGCTTTACTCTGACAAGTTTGGACAGGAGAACGTGAAGATGATTCAGGATTCTGGACGG ATTAATCCCAAAGACCTGGACTCAAAGTACGCATATATTCAAGTAACCCACGTGACTCCATACCTGGATGAGAAAGAGCTGGCTGACAGAAAGACAGAGTTTGAAAAGAGCCACAACATCAGGCGATTTGTATTCGAAATGCCTTTCACAATATCTGGCAAAAAGCAAGGTGGAGTGGAGGAGCAGTGCAAACGCAGGACGATACTCACCA CAACACACTGTTTTCCCTACGTGAAGAAGCGCATCGCAGTGATGTACCAACACCACACCGACCTGAGCCCCATCGAGGTGGCCATCGATGAAATGAGCAAAAAGGTGGCCGAGATCAACCAGCTGTGCTCCTCCAGCGACGTGGACATGATCCGTCTGCAGCTCAAACTGCAAGGCAGCATCAGTGTCCAG GTAAATGCAGGACCACTTGCATACGCCAGAGCTTTTCTGGATGACTCGAGCGCCAAGAAGTATCCAGATAACAAGGTCAAGCAGCTCAAAGAGGTCTTCAG GCATTTTGTGGAGGCCTGTGGCCACGGCTTGGGCATTAATGAGCGACTGATCAAAGAGGACCAGCAGGAGTACCACGATGAGATGAAAGCAAACTACAGGGACTTGACCAGAGAGTTGTCCATCATCATGCACGAGCAG ATCATTCCGGTGGAAGACGGCATGAAGAGCGTGCTCCCCGACTCGCTTCACATCTTCAACGCCATCAGTGGCACGCCGACCTCTGTCACCATCCAGGGCATCCCGCACTCGGCGTCAGTGATATAA